One segment of Scomber scombrus chromosome 3, fScoSco1.1, whole genome shotgun sequence DNA contains the following:
- the ctsa gene encoding lysosomal protective protein → MQVLMMSLPVALLCYFLSSLLLADAAPAGDEVTYLPGLQKQPSFKQYSGYLSVADGKHLHYWFVESQKNPSSDPVVLWLNGGPGCSSLDGLLTEHGPFLIQDDGVTLQYNPYSWNQIANVLYLESPAGVGFSYSDDQNYVTNDTEVSMNNYLALKEFFRLFPEFSKNQLFLTGESYGGIYIPTLAERVMEDASLNLQGVAVGNGMSSYEMNDNSLVFFAYYHGLLGSRLWTQLQNFCCIDGTCNFYNNQNPNCTTCLSEVQDIVYSSGLNMYNLYASCPGGVHQRFSLQAGELVIRDLGNSFINHPWTKLWKQKLQSLASLHLSVRLDPPCTNSTPSSLYLNNPYVRAALHISPKALDWVICSSEVNLNYGRLYMDVRKQYLKLLTALKYRVLVYNGDVDMACNFMGDEWFVESLQQQVEVQRRPWLYDDEDGRQVGGFVKEFNNIAFLTVKGSGHMVPSDKPIAAFAMFSRFIKKQPY, encoded by the exons ATGCAGGtgttgatgatgtcacttcctgtggcATTGCTGTGTTACTTCCTGTCCTCTCTGCTATTGGCTGACGCGGCGCCGGCGGGCGATGAGGTCACCTACCTGCCCGGTCTCCAGAAACAGCCGAGCTTCAAACAATACTCTGGTTACCTGAGCGTAGCCGACGGGAAGCACCTGCACTACTG GTTTGTGGAGTCCCAGAAGAACCCGTCCTCGGACCCGGTGGTGCTGTGGCTGAACGGCGGCCCCGGCTGCAGCTCTCTGGACGGACTGCTGACTGAACATGGACCCTTCCTG ATCCAGGACGACGGCGTGACGCTGCAGTACAACCCGTACTCCTGGAACCAG ATCGCCAACGTGCTGTACCTGGAGTCTCCAGCAGGAGTCGGATTCTCGTACTCGGACGATCAGAATTATGTCACCAACGACACCGAG GTGTCGATGAATAACTACCTGGCTCTGAAGGAGTTCTTCCGCTTGTTTCCAGAGTTCAGTAAGAACCAACTTTTTCTGACGGGAGAAAGTTACGGAGGAATCTACATCCCAACGCTGGCTGAGAGGGTGATGGAGGACGCCAGCCTCAACCTGCag GGCGTTGCCGTGGGAAACGGGATGTCCAGCTATGAGATGAACGATAACTCTCTGGTGTTCTTCGCCTACTATCACGGGCTGCTGGGGAGCCGTCTGTGGACCCAGCTGCAGAACTTCTGCTGCATAGACGGAACCTGCAACTTCTACAACAACCAGAACCCCAACTGCACCACATGC TTGTCTGAAGTTCAGGACATCGTCTACAGTTCAGGACTGAACATGTACAACCTGTACGCTTCCTGTCCAGGTGGAGTCCACCAGAGGTTCAG tcTGCAGGCAGGTGAGCTGGTGATCAGAGATCTTGGAAACTCCTTCATCAACCATCCGTGGACCAAGCTTTGGAAGCAG aagttACAGAGCCTGGCGTCTCTCCACCTGTCGGTGCGTCTGGACCCCCCCTGCACTAActccaccccctcctccctttaCCTGAACAACCCGTATGTCAGAGCTGCTCTGCACATCAGCCCCAAAGCTCTGGACTGGGTCATCTGCAG CTCTGAGGTGAACCTGAACTACGGCCGGCTCTACATGGACGTGAGGAAGCAGTACCTGAAGCTGCTCACTGCTCTG AAGTACCGGGTCCTGGTGTATAACGGGGACGTGGACATGGCCTGTAACTTCATGGGGGACGAGTGGTTTGTGGAgtctctgcagcagcag GTGGAGGTGCAGAGGCGTCCGTGGCTCTATGACGATGAGGACGGTCGGCAGGTCGGAGGATTCGTTAAAGAGTTTAACAACATCGCCTTCCTCACTGTGAAG GGTTCAGGTCACATGGTTCCATCAGACAAACCAATCGCTGCGTTCGCCATGTTCTCCAGATTCATCAAGAAACAGCCctactga